From the Paraflavitalea soli genome, the window TTATCATACACTACTACAGGAGCGGGCGGATTGGAGAGCCGGTTTTCAATGCTATCGAACCGCAGTATGCGGCTCATCTCAGCCACATACAGACTTCCATTGCGAAAGGCCACGCCATTGGGCATGGTAAGACCGGTTGCAATGGTGTACACGCTATCGGCCTTGCCATTTTTATCGGTATCAGTAACAGCATATACATTTTTATCGTCCTTATTGCCTACAAATAATACTCCGTTGCTGCCCCGGCAAAGGCTGCGTGCATTGGGTACAACGGCATATATGGAAATGTGGAAACCTGGCGGCAATTTGATCTTATCCAACTGGTATTTGGTAAATAAAGAATCCTGCCCGGCAGGTGTGTCCGGCACATTGGGTTTGGGGGCGGGTTCGCATGCCAGCAAGAGCAGGGCGGGCAGTGCAGCCCATGCCCAGGTTTTGATCAGTTGGGATGACAGCATAGCAAAAGGTTTTTGAGATGTTACGAATAGTAGGCGGATAAGGTAATGCATTGGTGAGGACTCCTGCAATTCCAAAGCCAGCTCTTTTTAATGCCCCTTTAATAAAAATAGTTGCTTTCCGCTAATCCCTTGATTATGTGGTTTTCGTAAGTATCTCAAAGTCTCACCGGTAATCTGCCGGCTGGGATGTGCTTGCGTTAAGGAAGCCTTAGTAAGGATTCCTCATTAGATCATCACTCAAACTGTGCAACTATGGAGAGCTTAGAAACAAACGTCAAGGGGTATGATTATGGTAAAACAGCCAAACCCTCGCCCATTACTTTGAAGGAGCTGGAATTGCTGAAGGCCACGGTATTGTTTTCACCGACCGATGAAGAGAACCTGCGCAAGGCCGGAGGGGTACTGATAGAGCAGGCAGATGCTATCATGGACATCTGGTATGAACTGATCGGCAGTCATCCGCACCTGCTAATTTATTTTAGTAAGAATAATATGGCAAATCTGGAATATCTTACAGCCGTTCGGAAACGTTTTATACAATGGGTAAAAGACGTTTGCCTGCGGCCTTTTGATCAAGCCTGGCTGAATTATCAGCACGAGATTGCCCTGCGTCATCACAGTATTAAAAAGAACAAGACTGATGAAATAGAGGCTGCCCCTATTGTCCATTATCGCTATATTATCGCATTCATATATCCTATTACCGCTACCATCAAGCCACTGCTGGCCAATAAAGGGCATGCTCCGGAAGAAGTGGAAGCTATGCACCAGGCCTGGTTCAAGGCCATCGTACTCACGGTTACATTGTTGGCGTATCCTTATGTCCGTACCGGGGAATTTTAACCGGTTACCCGTCAAAAACCGGCTACACCTTATCGCTTATGTCGTCATTTAACCCTGAACAGCATCTGATTAACAGCAACAGTAAGATCACCGCCTCCCTGGGAAAGATCTCGGAAGCATTCCGTGTATTGACCCAGGCCCAGGCGCAAAGTCATGGACTGAGCTCCACGCAGCTGCAGTTACTGCTCTTCATCAGGTTCCACCCCGATCCTCAACATCGTAAGGCGGCCAATATGGCCAGGGA encodes:
- a CDS encoding protoglobin domain-containing protein, which encodes MESLETNVKGYDYGKTAKPSPITLKELELLKATVLFSPTDEENLRKAGGVLIEQADAIMDIWYELIGSHPHLLIYFSKNNMANLEYLTAVRKRFIQWVKDVCLRPFDQAWLNYQHEIALRHHSIKKNKTDEIEAAPIVHYRYIIAFIYPITATIKPLLANKGHAPEEVEAMHQAWFKAIVLTVTLLAYPYVRTGEF